From one Idiomarina sp. X4 genomic stretch:
- a CDS encoding peptidylprolyl isomerase: MARAHAVHILVKTKEEAEDLKKKLAGGAKFADLARKHSLCPSGKKGGDLGEFRRGEMVPAFDKVVFGKPTLEVHGPVKTAFGWHLIKTLSRG; the protein is encoded by the coding sequence ATGGCACGAGCACACGCAGTACACATATTAGTGAAAACCAAAGAAGAAGCAGAAGACTTGAAAAAGAAGTTGGCTGGCGGCGCTAAGTTTGCAGATTTAGCCCGTAAGCACTCACTTTGCCCGTCGGGTAAAAAGGGCGGCGACTTGGGTGAGTTTCGCCGCGGAGAAATGGTACCGGCTTTCGACAAAGTCGTTTTCGGCAAGCCCACGCTGGAAGTGCATGGTCCGGTAAAAACCGCGTTTGGCTGGCATTTAATAAAAACGCTATCACGCGGCTAA
- a CDS encoding YaiI/YqxD family protein — MNIWVDADACPTVIKDILYRAAERKQLPLILVANQPLRVPPSKFIRTMQVSAGFDVADDAIAEQCEPGDLVITADIPLAADVIKKGGQALSPRGELFTKSNIGSRLNMRDFMDTMRSSGEHTGGPPPLHQRDRMAFANELDKILARV, encoded by the coding sequence ATGAATATCTGGGTAGATGCGGATGCTTGTCCCACCGTTATTAAAGACATTCTGTATCGGGCTGCAGAGCGCAAGCAGCTGCCGCTCATTTTAGTTGCGAATCAACCGCTGCGAGTACCGCCGTCAAAATTTATAAGAACGATGCAAGTGTCAGCCGGGTTTGATGTTGCGGATGATGCCATTGCCGAGCAGTGTGAGCCGGGTGACTTAGTCATTACCGCCGACATTCCGTTGGCGGCGGACGTGATTAAAAAAGGTGGGCAGGCGCTGAGCCCACGGGGTGAGCTTTTTACAAAAAGTAATATTGGTTCGCGTCTTAATATGCGCGATTTCATGGACACCATGCGCAGTAGCGGTGAACATACTGGTGGTCCACCGCCTTTGCATCAGCGTGACCGCATGGCTTTTGCGAACGAGCTGGATAAAATTCTGGCGCGGGTTTAA